In Syntrophales bacterium, the sequence GATAATGGTGTTTGAGGGATTCTTTTCCGACCACATCCTGCCGGAAAAAGTCCACATGCTCAATGTGTGTTTCCAAGTTAACGGGATGAAGGAAAACGTGGGGGGTACGGCAGGCAATATCGCTTACGCGCTCTCCCTTATGGGTGAACGACCGATCATCTCCGCCACTATCGGTCATGACTACCATCGATATTTCGGGCGATTGGCGAAAAGCGGTATTTCGACGGAAAACATCAGGATAATCGAAGATGAATTCACGGCCGGTGCCTATATTACCACCGATCTGACGGATAACCAGATCACGGGGTTCAATCCCGGCGCCATGAAGCATTCTTCCCGCCTGAACTTCGACGCGTTCGATCCCCTGGAAACGCTTGTCATCGTGTCCCCGGGAAATAAGGAAGACATGATGAACTATCCGCGGGCCTGCAGGGAACGGGGAATAGCCTATGTGTTCGACCCGGGACAATCGCTGCCGATGTGGGGTGCGGAGGAGCTGGTCCGGGCACTGGAAGGGTGTCGTGTACTGATTTGCAATGATTACGAACTCGATCTGGTTATGACCAGAACGGGGCTGAAAAAAGAATCCCTGCTGGAAAAAGCGGGGAGTATAATCACCACCTTGGGAAAGGCGGGATCGCTGGTTTCCACGAAGGACAGCGACGTCAAGATTCCCGCCGCTGAGCCGAGGGTGGTAGAAGATCCCACGGGTGCCGGTGATGCCTATCGGGGCGGTTTGCTCTGCGGTCTGCTGCGGGGGAAAACTCTCGAGGAATCGGCCCTGGTGGGAAGCGTGTGCTCCTCCTTCGCGGTGGAAAGCTATGGCACCCAGGAATACAGCTTTACTCCCCATGAGTTCAGCGAACGATTTTCGCGCTGTTATTCCGGGCATTCTTTCAAATGGCATCGGGAAGATGCCATGGCCTCCCGTGCCGTGTAACACCTCACAACCTGCCGCGCGTCGCGTGGAGCGTCCGCCGGGTCACGCTGTCCGGGGAAGCACCGCAGCGAGACAGGGGAGCGGCACCGGGGAAGGGCGGGTCATCGTCACATAGCGATGAGAGGGGAGGGTGAGAAGACGGATTCTCACCCTCCCTTTTTTTTAAGGCCCCCGTCGGCGACACCCCCTACCACAGGCTGACGATGGTTCTGCCTTTATGTTTCCCCGAAAGCATCATGTCGATGCGCTCGTCGAGACCCTGAAGCGTCGTTTCCGAGGTGATTCGGTCAAGCCAGGGGATTTTCCATTCGCCGGCAATCATGTCCCATGTTTTCTGGCGGGCGGGCATGGGGCAGTTCTGGGAATCGATCCCCATGAGCGTGATGCCCCGCAGGATGAAAGGGAATACCGTAATGGGGAGCTCCGGTGAGAGTACGTTGCCGCAGCAGGTAACGCCTCCGCCGGGAGCGGTCGAACGTATCGCCGAGGCCAGGATGGACCCTCCCACGGTATCGACGCAGCCCGCCCATCGAGCCGTGAGCATGGGACGGCCACTTGTGTCGGTCGCCTCTTCGATGCCGATGACCGATCGCGCTCCTATTTCCCTGAGATAGTCTGCTTCATCAACAATGCCGTTTACGGCTGTTACGGTGAATCCGATTTTCGAAAGGATTGAAACGGCTATACTTCCCACGCCTCCCGTGGCGCCTGTCACCAGTACCTCGCCCTGGTCCGGCGTGAGGCCGTAGTCCATCAGGCGGTAGACCGAGAGCGCGGCCGTGAATCCCGCCGTGCCGTATACCATGCTTTCCCTGAGAGAAAGATGTTCGGGGAGTCTCACCACCCACTCGGCGGG encodes:
- a CDS encoding carbohydrate kinase family protein, yielding MNVIVSGSLAYDRIMVFEGFFSDHILPEKVHMLNVCFQVNGMKENVGGTAGNIAYALSLMGERPIISATIGHDYHRYFGRLAKSGISTENIRIIEDEFTAGAYITTDLTDNQITGFNPGAMKHSSRLNFDAFDPLETLVIVSPGNKEDMMNYPRACRERGIAYVFDPGQSLPMWGAEELVRALEGCRVLICNDYELDLVMTRTGLKKESLLEKAGSIITTLGKAGSLVSTKDSDVKIPAAEPRVVEDPTGAGDAYRGGLLCGLLRGKTLEESALVGSVCSSFAVESYGTQEYSFTPHEFSERFSRCYSGHSFKWHREDAMASRAV
- a CDS encoding YhdH/YhfP family quinone oxidoreductase, translated to MTEKTYKALMVEETGDKTYERKLTDLPLDRLPAGDVLVRVLYSSLNYKDVLSATGNKGVTRNYPHTPGIDAAGVVEESTNPNFKAGDEVIVTSYDLGMNTSGGFGQYIRVPAEWVVRLPEHLSLRESMVYGTAGFTAALSVYRLMDYGLTPDQGEVLVTGATGGVGSIAVSILSKIGFTVTAVNGIVDEADYLREIGARSVIGIEEATDTSGRPMLTARWAGCVDTVGGSILASAIRSTAPGGGVTCCGNVLSPELPITVFPFILRGITLMGIDSQNCPMPARQKTWDMIAGEWKIPWLDRITSETTLQGLDERIDMMLSGKHKGRTIVSLW